One Methylorubrum extorquens genomic window, AGCCCCTGGCGCTTCCTCGTGATCGAGGGGGAAGCGCGCGAGCGCGTCGGCGCGATCATCGAGCGCACCTTCCTCGCCGACTTTCCGGAGGCCGAGGAGAAGCGGCGCGCGCAGGAGCGGCAGCGCCTGACCCATGCGCCGACGGTGGTGGGCGTGGTCTCCCGCGCCGGGCCCCACGTCAAAATCCCGGAATGGGAGCAGGTGCTCTCGGCGGGCGCCGTCTGCATGAACCTCGTGGTCGCCGCCAACGCGGCGGGCTACGCCACCTCCTGGCTCACCGAATGGTTCGCCTACGACCGCCGGGTGCTCGATGCCCTCGGTCTCGACCCGGCCGAGCGGATCGCCGGCTTCATCCACATAGGCCGCGCCCGCGAGGTGCCGTCGGACCGGCCGCGGCCGGACCTCGTCCAGATCGTCACCCGGCTCTGAGGGATTCCCCATGCATTACGAGGCCGAGACGCCCAGCCTGCCGCATAACCCGCTGAAAGCCATCGTCGCCCCGCGCCCGATTGGCTGGATTAGCGCCATGGACCGGGCGGGCCGGGTGAACCTTGCGCCCTACTCGTTCTTCAACGCGGTGGGCGGCGAACCCGACATGGTGATGTTCTCCTCCTCGGGCCGCAAGGACGCGATGACCTTTGCCGAAGAGGGCGGCGAGTTCGTGTGCAGCCTCGCTACCTTCGATCTGCGCGAGGCGGTCAACGCGACCTCGGCGCCGCTGGCACGGGGCGAGAGCGAGTTCGGCTTTGCCGGGTTGACCCCCGCACCCTCGCGCCGCGTGCGCCCGCCCCGCGTCGCGGAATCGCCCGCGGCGATCGAGTGCAAGTGGCTTCAGACCGTGCCGCTGGTGCCGCTCGGCGGCGGAGAGCCAGCGAATTTCATGGTGATCGGGCAGGTGGTCTCGATCTACGTCGACGACCGCTTCGTGCGGGACGGCCGGGTCGATACCGGCGCCATGCGCCCGATCCTGCGCGGCGGCTATTTCGACTACTTCACCACCGAGTCCGAGAACCGGTTCGAGTTGCACCGGCCGAAGGGCGCTTGAGCGCGCGGGGTGAGATCCCACCCCGCGTGACCGCTGTCCGATCCGCTGAGTGCGGCAAGCGGACTGCGATGTGACTCCCGCGCGCTCCGGAACATGGCCAAGCGCCTGCGGTTGGTCACGCGGACGGCACCGACGACTTGCCGCATTTGGGAGCGAACGCATGATGGGATTGTCTGGACGCGGAATTCTCCTCGGCGCTTCGCTTCTCGCCGGTCTCTCCGGCAGTGCTGCGGCGGCCGAAGACAAGCGGACTGCGTCCCCACCCCCGGCCCAGGACCGGAATGAGGCCGGCCCCTCCACGGGCAGCGTGGGCGCAGGGGGCCTGACTGGCTCGGGCGCCACGAAGGACGGCGCCCGCACCGGTGCCCCGGATGCGCCCCGTCCCGCCGGATCCTCGGCTCCGGCCACCGGGACCGCCCGTTAGGCGGCGCGATCCCGGTGGCCCCGATCCCCTACTGCGCGCGTCGTCCGAACGACACCGCATAGGCCTGGACGCGGGCGTCGATCAGCGGATCGTCCGACACCTCGATGCCGTCGGTGAGTGCGTTCGGCATGAACAGGAGTGCCTTCTCGGCCTCCGCGCTGTCCGCCACCACCTTCGTGACCGTCAGCGTGCCGAGGTCGAGGGTCTTCCGGCTCTCCGGCCACGGCTTCGTGGCGTCGTTGGTGGGATCACCCGCCTCGGCGAGCTGAGCCAGCACCCGAAACTTCGCCGGCTCCCTCGCGAGGCGCGGGCCGATCTCGTCCATGAGGTAGTTCGGCCCCTGCTTGGCCGCCTCCTCGGCGGGCAAAATCTCCTCGCCCTGCGCCGGCACGAAGCGGAAGCGGAACGGCTGCCGCTTGCCGTCCTTGTCCACGAACACGAAGGCGTTGACGCCGTTATAGGTCTGCCGGGCGAAGCTCGACGGGGTCTTGGCCGTGGAACCCGCCGTAGCAGCGGCGGGGTGCGTGGCGACGAAGCGTTCCAGTGCGGTCGGCTTCTTCGCGTCCGGCCCGCTCTCAGACACCGCCTTCAGGAGGTCGCGAAATTCCTCGCCGGTGGCGACCGGGAAATAGGCGAGCGAGTTCACGACAACGTCCATGTCCGCGCCGTCGCTGAGTTTGAACTTGAGCGACATGCCGTGCGGATTGGCGTTGGCGGCACCATCCGCGATCGTCGGCACGCCTGTCGCGTCCGAGAAGCGGATCGTCACCGGCACGGCCGGTCCGGCGAACAGGGACGCCTTGCTGACCTTCGCCGCCTCGGCGGAGGGGGTGAAGCTGCCCTCGGCGACCACGCCCTTGGCGTGGTTGGCGCGCTTGCCGGCATGCTTGCCGAACAGGGTGTTCATGACGTCGATCGTCTGCTCGGCCGTCGAGCTGTCCTGCGCTCGGGCCGGAAGCCCGCCGATAAGCGCCAGCGCGACGCCCGCAGCCAGGGCACGTCCGTATGTTGAGACCAACATTCATTCCTCTCATACCAAATCCGTTTGATCCCTTCGGGATGGCGGATTCGGATTTCGCTCAAGCGCCGCGCGGGCTTGCTGATACGGTCCCCGCTTGGATCAAGCGGCAACCGTATCAGGGGGCGCGACATGGGACAGGGGCCGCCCCTGCGAAATGGAACGATTTTAATCCGAAGCAAGCTTCGGTGATTTGGCGACGAAAGCGCGTGGTGGTTCGGCAAGCCGCCGGAGCCTCGATGCCGATGGCCCGCTTTGAGGACGAAAGCTCTAACCCACGATCCCGAGCCCGGCCTCGACGCGAGCGATCCAGGCCCGCAAGGCCGGATAGGGCGTGAGATCGAAACCGCCCTCATGGGCGAGGCGGGTATAGGCCACGAGCGCCACATCGGCGAGGCTCTAGGCCGAGCCGACGAGGAACGGCCGATCCGCCAGGGCGCCCTCCATCAGGGCGAGCGCGGCGTGACCCCGCTCGAACAGCTTCGGTTCCAGCTCCGCCTCGTCCCGGCCGAGATAGAGAAGCTGGAAGCGGCGCACGGCGATGGTGGGCTCGTGGCTGTACTGCTCCCAGAACAGCCATTGCCGCATCTTCGCCTGCGCGAAGGCATCCGCCGGGATCAGCGCGGAATCGCGGGCGAGATAGCCGATGATCGCGTTCGACTCGGCGAGGCTGCGCCCGTCCTCCAGCACGAGGGTCGGCACGCGCCCGTCCGGGTTGAGGGCAAGGAAATCGGGCGTGCGCGTCTCACCCTTCAGGATATCGACCTCGCGCCAGTCCAGGTCGATCCCGAGATGCGCGGCGACCCAGGCCACCTTCAGGCAATTGCCCGACTTGGCGTCGCCGTAGACGGTGAGCATGAGAACCTCTTCTGTCCCGCTTGCGGCCGAGGGGTGCCTCACCCGGCCCCGCCGCGCGTCCGGGCCGCGACGCGTGCCGGAGCACGCAGCACGACCCATTCGAAACCGTCCTGCCGCGCCACCGCAAGCCGTTCGGGTGAGTCATCCTCGTCCGCTGTCAGCATCTCGAAGGCGGTGACACCCGCTGCCGCCGCGGCAAGGCGAATGAGGCTGTGGGCCTGGGCGAGCGGGGCCGCCTCTCGCAGACCTGCCGCAAGCGTCGTCCCGTCGAGGCCGAGGCCGGCAAGCCGCGGGCTCGCTCCGGCAAAGCTGCGGGCGTCGAGCACGCCGAGGGGATGGGCGATCGCGGCGAGGATCACCGTTGCCCCGTCGGGCAGGCCGGCCTGCGCTTCGCAGACGGCGAGCCGGCCCCCGAGGGCGGCGACATCCCGGCCGGAGCGCGCATCGCGCAGCAGCACGCCGTCCGGCCCTTGCGCCATGAGCGCATCGAGGCCGGACGCGTCGGGGCCGTCGAGAGCGG contains:
- a CDS encoding catalase family peroxidase; its protein translation is MLVSTYGRALAAGVALALIGGLPARAQDSSTAEQTIDVMNTLFGKHAGKRANHAKGVVAEGSFTPSAEAAKVSKASLFAGPAVPVTIRFSDATGVPTIADGAANANPHGMSLKFKLSDGADMDVVVNSLAYFPVATGEEFRDLLKAVSESGPDAKKPTALERFVATHPAAATAGSTAKTPSSFARQTYNGVNAFVFVDKDGKRQPFRFRFVPAQGEEILPAEEAAKQGPNYLMDEIGPRLAREPAKFRVLAQLAEAGDPTNDATKPWPESRKTLDLGTLTVTKVVADSAEAEKALLFMPNALTDGIEVSDDPLIDARVQAYAVSFGRRAQ
- a CDS encoding aldolase/citrate lyase family protein encodes the protein MTPASPRLEPDALRRAVTIVDAASADAALAAGADALVFEAALPPRLVAALRAHRPSLTLYAALDGPDASGLDALMAQGPDGVLLRDARSGRDVAALGGRLAVCEAQAGLPDGATVILAAIAHPLGVLDARSFAGASPRLAGLGLDGTTLAAGLREAAPLAQAHSLIRLAAAAAGVTAFEMLTADEDDSPERLAVARQDGFEWVVLRAPARVAARTRGGAG
- a CDS encoding nitroreductase family protein, which encodes MTELRDAAGDRTLDLLRTRRSVPPMLLDGPGPAPEELEIWLTVAARVPDHGKLSPWRFLVIEGEARERVGAIIERTFLADFPEAEEKRRAQERQRLTHAPTVVGVVSRAGPHVKIPEWEQVLSAGAVCMNLVVAANAAGYATSWLTEWFAYDRRVLDALGLDPAERIAGFIHIGRAREVPSDRPRPDLVQIVTRL
- a CDS encoding flavin reductase family protein; its protein translation is MHYEAETPSLPHNPLKAIVAPRPIGWISAMDRAGRVNLAPYSFFNAVGGEPDMVMFSSSGRKDAMTFAEEGGEFVCSLATFDLREAVNATSAPLARGESEFGFAGLTPAPSRRVRPPRVAESPAAIECKWLQTVPLVPLGGGEPANFMVIGQVVSIYVDDRFVRDGRVDTGAMRPILRGGYFDYFTTESENRFELHRPKGA